Proteins found in one Nitrospirota bacterium genomic segment:
- a CDS encoding response regulator produces MKKVLVVDDDIHIQKLYKEELEEEGYEVVVAGSGAKAMELFIQENPDLVTLDILMPDVDGIKLLRQMKEKKPRLPVIMSTAYDYRDDFAVWASEAYIVKSADLDELKKTIRTLLAKQ; encoded by the coding sequence ATGAAGAAAGTGCTGGTAGTAGATGACGACATTCATATCCAGAAACTTTACAAAGAAGAGCTGGAAGAAGAGGGATACGAAGTTGTTGTGGCAGGCAGCGGCGCCAAGGCAATGGAGTTGTTTATTCAGGAAAACCCGGACCTTGTCACGCTGGATATATTAATGCCTGATGTGGACGGCATAAAGCTTCTTAGGCAAATGAAAGAAAAGAAACCCAGGCTTCCTGTCATAATGTCTACGGCGTATGACTACAGGGACGATTTTGCTGTCTGGGCTTCGGAGGCGTATATCGTCAAGTCAGCAGACCTTGATGAGCTGAAAAAAACAATAAGGACGCTTCTGGCTAAACAGTAA
- a CDS encoding PAS domain S-box protein — MSLRGKLTVFTIVFFLLTAALIAGSFLIFNRLSSTFDIQRSLMKEHNLHEDWKSSIVSVVMAAEGWTVTGEVKFQRQYKQRLKEAYTFFNGLPEAVRNKEEVRAIRADFDKMKEFASAIMSAKQPVGDIHVLFALRMLKDKEREAYEKLGAIHSESVLNLTNTIAQGERIERQMGFYLVVLFGLSSLAIMSLIIIMKRIITAPFDGLMKATEKISGGELDYRIDSGRRDEFGIIAGRFDEMIGKLQASRVSNEELYASTKNQLQKLTVLYELITAVTSAMDIDEILGTVTSKITRLLGARGCIIRLLMEGNILKIKSSYGLAEDLKEHMDLTLGSGIAGWVAKEGEPLLVEDVAAMPPDMQVPLINAKSVICVPLKVEGKVMGTLGIYDKAGSEGNILPFSPDDMNTVTTFASIAAVAIEKARIYESERLSKQEVAQTKEYLESLIKNSADAIVTSDLDGNITSWNYGAEKTFGYTADEAAGKFLLFVPQFLVDAEKEYIGKIKNGETLKDIETLRQRKDGTIIEVSLTLSPIKDTSGEVIGISGITRDISERKRVEKELVRMNQELSRLFFISSAMRGTLELDRLLRMILTAVTMSDGLGFNRAILFLVDEKKGTIKGAMGVGPASSEEAWQVWEKLSLEKKTLPDILYDIETGPLGKDSFLDRLSMGIEIPLEEKTILTRAVKEKTAFNVPDVKGKPLADAVLIQQLGTHAHAVVPLISRDRVIGVLWVDNLFTRRLITDEDMKFLIGFSNQVASVVESARLFDQVARAEAELENIFRSISDMVYITDKDCTIRNVNKAVVDRIGKSAGEIIGEKCYRIFHGMDEPFSECPHHKTVQTMGAYIEEVKDSYLGGMFLTSVSPVFNPNGEFMGTVHVVRDVTELNNLREKLVATERMAALGEVAAKVAHEIRNPLVSVGGFAKRLEKKLDGNLKEYAGIIAREVDRLESILSEILGFVKEARLMKEKVNVGELVDDMILLMQTQLRERDIRVLNEKGETPQIYVDANRIREALLNIFNNAIQAVAIHGTITIKTYTADSSAVIEISDTGPGIDEKDLPFIFNPFYTTKLSGTGLGLAITKRIIEEHKGKIEVDSAPGKGTTFRVFLPG, encoded by the coding sequence ATGAGCCTGAGGGGTAAGCTGACGGTTTTTACAATAGTTTTCTTTCTGCTGACCGCTGCGCTGATTGCAGGCAGCTTTCTTATTTTCAACCGGTTAAGCAGCACTTTCGACATCCAGAGATCGCTTATGAAGGAACATAACCTGCATGAGGACTGGAAATCATCCATAGTGAGTGTTGTGATGGCTGCCGAAGGATGGACTGTTACCGGCGAGGTCAAATTTCAGAGGCAATATAAACAGAGACTTAAAGAAGCATATACATTTTTTAACGGGCTTCCTGAGGCTGTGCGAAATAAAGAAGAAGTGAGAGCCATAAGAGCCGACTTTGACAAGATGAAAGAGTTTGCAAGCGCGATAATGTCGGCAAAACAGCCTGTAGGAGACATTCATGTTCTTTTTGCGCTTCGCATGCTTAAAGATAAGGAGAGAGAGGCCTATGAGAAACTCGGCGCTATTCATAGCGAATCAGTATTGAATCTTACTAATACTATTGCGCAAGGCGAGAGAATTGAAAGGCAGATGGGTTTTTATCTTGTTGTTCTTTTTGGCTTGAGTTCACTGGCAATTATGTCTCTTATTATCATCATGAAAAGAATAATTACGGCTCCGTTTGACGGCCTGATGAAGGCTACAGAAAAAATAAGCGGAGGCGAACTTGATTACAGGATAGATTCCGGGAGGAGAGATGAGTTTGGAATAATAGCGGGCAGATTTGACGAAATGATCGGAAAGTTGCAGGCGTCTCGCGTCAGCAATGAAGAGCTTTATGCATCAACAAAGAATCAGCTTCAAAAGCTTACGGTCCTTTATGAACTCATCACTGCTGTAACATCTGCAATGGATATTGATGAGATACTGGGGACCGTTACATCGAAAATTACAAGGCTGCTTGGCGCAAGGGGCTGCATTATAAGATTGCTGATGGAGGGCAATATCCTGAAAATAAAATCTTCCTATGGCCTGGCAGAGGATTTAAAAGAGCATATGGATCTCACACTGGGAAGCGGTATAGCCGGATGGGTTGCGAAAGAGGGTGAACCGCTGCTTGTTGAAGACGTGGCAGCGATGCCTCCTGATATGCAAGTGCCGTTAATCAATGCGAAGTCTGTGATATGTGTGCCGCTTAAAGTTGAAGGCAAGGTAATGGGAACCCTCGGCATCTACGATAAGGCAGGCTCTGAGGGAAATATCCTGCCGTTCTCGCCTGACGATATGAACACAGTGACTACCTTTGCCTCCATAGCAGCTGTCGCCATAGAGAAGGCAAGGATTTATGAAAGTGAACGCCTCAGCAAGCAAGAGGTGGCTCAGACAAAGGAATATCTTGAAAGCCTGATAAAAAATTCCGCGGATGCGATAGTCACTTCTGACCTCGATGGGAATATAACTTCATGGAATTATGGCGCTGAAAAGACCTTTGGCTACACAGCGGATGAGGCTGCGGGGAAATTCCTGCTGTTTGTCCCCCAGTTCCTTGTAGACGCTGAGAAGGAATACATAGGGAAAATAAAAAATGGAGAAACGCTCAAAGATATAGAGACATTGAGACAAAGGAAAGACGGCACAATAATTGAGGTCAGCCTGACACTTTCACCCATAAAAGATACTTCAGGAGAGGTTATAGGTATAAGCGGGATAACAAGGGATATCTCCGAGAGAAAACGCGTTGAAAAGGAACTTGTAAGGATGAACCAGGAACTCTCAAGGTTGTTCTTTATAAGTTCCGCTATGAGGGGCACCCTTGAGCTTGACAGGCTGCTCAGAATGATATTGACTGCAGTAACAATGAGCGATGGCCTTGGTTTCAACAGGGCGATTCTTTTTCTTGTTGATGAAAAAAAGGGAACTATAAAGGGCGCTATGGGTGTCGGGCCTGCAAGTTCTGAGGAGGCCTGGCAGGTATGGGAGAAGCTTTCTCTGGAGAAAAAGACGCTTCCTGATATTCTGTATGACATAGAAACCGGTCCTCTGGGAAAGGATTCATTCCTTGACAGGTTGAGCATGGGGATTGAGATCCCGCTTGAAGAAAAGACTATACTTACGCGCGCTGTTAAGGAGAAAACGGCTTTTAATGTCCCTGATGTCAAGGGAAAACCGCTGGCTGATGCTGTTCTTATTCAGCAGCTCGGAACCCATGCACACGCTGTAGTGCCTCTTATCTCAAGAGACAGGGTTATAGGAGTATTGTGGGTGGATAACCTCTTCACGAGGCGTTTGATTACTGATGAGGATATGAAATTTCTTATCGGTTTTTCAAATCAGGTTGCGAGCGTTGTGGAAAGCGCAAGGCTCTTTGATCAGGTAGCCCGTGCAGAGGCGGAACTTGAAAATATTTTCAGGTCCATTTCGGATATGGTCTATATTACAGATAAAGACTGTACGATAAGGAATGTAAACAAGGCAGTTGTTGACAGAATCGGAAAATCTGCCGGAGAGATAATAGGAGAAAAATGTTACAGGATATTCCACGGGATGGATGAACCATTTTCTGAATGTCCGCATCACAAAACTGTTCAGACGATGGGGGCATATATAGAAGAAGTCAAAGATTCGTATCTCGGAGGAATGTTTCTGACATCAGTCTCTCCTGTATTTAACCCAAATGGAGAGTTCATGGGGACTGTGCATGTGGTCAGGGATGTTACCGAGTTAAATAACCTGAGAGAAAAATTAGTTGCAACAGAGAGGATGGCTGCCCTAGGCGAAGTTGCTGCAAAGGTTGCGCATGAGATTAGAAATCCGCTTGTATCGGTCGGAGGTTTTGCAAAAAGGCTTGAAAAGAAACTTGACGGCAATCTTAAAGAATATGCAGGCATTATAGCGAGAGAGGTAGACAGGCTTGAAAGTATTCTCAGCGAGATACTCGGGTTTGTGAAAGAAGCCAGGCTGATGAAAGAAAAGGTTAATGTCGGAGAGCTTGTTGACGATATGATATTGCTCATGCAGACACAGCTAAGGGAAAGGGACATTAGAGTTCTTAACGAAAAAGGAGAGACGCCTCAGATTTATGTGGACGCCAACAGGATACGAGAGGCCTTGCTTAATATATTTAATAATGCAATTCAGGCTGTGGCGATTCACGGTACAATTACAATAAAGACATATACGGCAGACAGTAGTGCAGTCATAGAGATAAGCGATACAGGCCCGGGCATAGATGAAAAAGATCTGCCTTTCATCTTTAATCCGTTCTACACGACAAAGTTATCCGGCACAGGGCTTGGACTTGCAATCACTAAAAGGATTATAGAAGAGCATAAAGGGAAGATAGAGGTTGACAGCGCACCCGGCAAGGGGACAACATTCAGGGTGTTTCTGCCGGGTTAG
- a CDS encoding PaaI family thioesterase: protein MQSIKLEDDNYCFACGRENPCGLKLSFNYSNGKLTSEFTPSKIHQGYRDITHGGIITTVLDEAMIQAAIAEGINPVTAEINIRFKKPLMADEETIVRAEITKRGSKLIEAYSCLLKKEDGSIIAEAHAKLIPLK, encoded by the coding sequence ATGCAGTCAATAAAACTTGAAGATGACAACTACTGCTTTGCCTGCGGCAGGGAAAATCCCTGCGGGTTAAAACTGTCCTTTAATTATTCCAACGGCAAACTCACATCTGAATTCACACCCTCGAAGATACATCAGGGATATAGGGATATAACGCACGGCGGGATTATAACAACTGTGCTTGATGAGGCAATGATACAGGCTGCTATAGCCGAGGGCATAAACCCCGTTACTGCTGAAATAAATATAAGATTTAAGAAACCTCTGATGGCGGATGAAGAAACAATCGTAAGGGCAGAGATAACAAAAAGAGGCTCAAAACTTATTGAGGCATATTCATGTCTTTTAAAAAAGGAAGACGGCTCCATAATCGCCGAGGCGCATGCGAAACTGATACCATTGAAATAA
- the chrA gene encoding chromate efflux transporter, whose product MNNNNRKNKNSIVELIKLFLKLGTIAFGGPAAHIAMMEEEVVRRRKWITREHFLDLVGATNLIPGPNSTEMAIHIGYIRGGLLGLVVSGLSFILPAVIITGVLAWMYVRFGAMPEVAPFLVGIKPAVISIILVAVIRLGKTAAKNTQLIIIGTAVGAASLLGISEILALLFGGMSGIILYKMKRSEGRVPSGWILPFLVNLGNIFKSSEAKAAVAVSATGIIGISLWKLGLFFLKVGSVLYGSGYVLIAFLEGGLVKDYGWLTQQQLLDAIAIGQFTPGPVLSTATFVGYIVSGVPGALVSTAAIFLPSFIFVFLLNPIIPRLRSSKMMSAFLDAVNVSAIGLMAAVVVNLAGSTLTDWRTIFIAAGAAIAGIRFKLNAAWLVAGGAVAGWFLQIIFR is encoded by the coding sequence ATGAACAATAACAACCGGAAAAATAAAAACAGCATCGTTGAATTAATTAAATTATTCCTCAAACTGGGGACAATAGCGTTCGGCGGCCCCGCAGCCCATATAGCCATGATGGAGGAAGAGGTGGTTCGCCGCAGGAAGTGGATAACGAGGGAGCATTTTCTCGACCTCGTTGGAGCGACAAATCTCATCCCGGGCCCTAACTCCACAGAAATGGCAATCCACATCGGATATATAAGAGGAGGGCTTTTAGGGCTTGTTGTTTCAGGTCTCTCGTTTATCCTGCCTGCTGTTATTATCACTGGCGTCCTTGCATGGATGTATGTCAGATTTGGGGCAATGCCGGAGGTGGCGCCGTTCCTTGTTGGCATTAAGCCGGCGGTTATCTCTATTATCCTCGTAGCTGTTATTCGATTGGGCAAGACAGCAGCAAAGAATACTCAATTGATAATAATAGGGACTGCTGTTGGCGCTGCATCTTTACTGGGAATAAGCGAGATACTGGCATTACTCTTTGGCGGTATGAGCGGAATAATCCTTTATAAGATGAAGCGATCAGAGGGCAGAGTGCCTTCAGGGTGGATACTTCCATTTTTAGTCAATCTCGGGAACATATTTAAGAGCAGTGAAGCAAAGGCAGCAGTGGCGGTTTCGGCTACAGGAATAATCGGGATATCTCTCTGGAAATTAGGGTTGTTCTTTCTTAAGGTAGGTTCTGTTCTATATGGAAGCGGTTATGTCCTTATTGCCTTCCTTGAAGGCGGGCTGGTAAAAGACTATGGATGGCTTACACAGCAGCAACTGCTTGATGCCATTGCCATCGGACAATTCACGCCAGGCCCTGTCTTAAGTACTGCGACTTTTGTTGGTTATATTGTTTCAGGTGTGCCTGGAGCTTTGGTATCTACCGCTGCTATATTTCTTCCCTCATTTATTTTTGTCTTTCTGTTGAATCCTATCATCCCCCGCCTAAGGTCATCAAAAATGATGTCGGCATTTCTCGATGCTGTGAATGTAAGCGCCATTGGTTTAATGGCAGCTGTAGTTGTCAATCTCGCCGGTTCGACACTTACAGACTGGAGGACAATCTTTATTGCAGCAGGCGCCGCAATTGCAGGAATTCGGTTTAAGCTGAATGCAGCATGGCTGGTAGCCGGAGGGGCGGTTGCGGGCTGGTTCTTACAGATTATTTTCAGGTGA
- a CDS encoding L-seryl-tRNA(Sec) selenium transferase, producing MSEKQKLLKELPSVDEVLKSNDGAKWRRTYPRKYVLQAIRDVIDMRRKEIMEASSTDVSVEGMSGEIEMKIEKLSAFSLQPVINVTGIVIHTNLGRSVLSEKILDNVRKIAESYSNLEYNLEAGRRGKRYAHITRILREITGAEDALIVNNNAAAVLLCLSALAKGKEVIVSRGELVEIGGSFRVPDIMSLSGAVLREVGTTNKTHLYDYRNAINENTALILKVHQSNYRISGFTEEVPVADLKKLSEKYHIPVMYDLGSGCMIDLKPYGIHSEPAVQNVVESGVDIVTFSGDKLLGGPQGGVIVGRKEYIEKLQKNPLTRAIRIDKLTLAAFEATLMEYLDEDKAVENIPTLKLLLQKPERIRERAKKIALLLKRKVKAAKIEITEDTSKAGGGSLPEIEFPTYAVLISPDNISVNDLEERLRKGAPSIIARVKDNALLLDARTIREDEIGSLVKGVHAALY from the coding sequence ATGAGCGAAAAACAGAAATTACTTAAAGAACTTCCGTCTGTTGATGAGGTACTCAAGAGCAATGACGGCGCTAAGTGGCGCAGGACATATCCGAGAAAATATGTTCTGCAGGCAATAAGGGATGTTATTGACATGAGGAGAAAAGAGATAATGGAAGCGTCTTCCACAGATGTATCAGTGGAAGGGATGTCAGGCGAGATAGAGATGAAGATAGAAAAACTTTCGGCTTTTAGCCTTCAGCCTGTTATAAATGTAACAGGCATAGTGATACACACAAACCTTGGCAGGTCAGTATTGTCAGAGAAAATACTTGATAATGTAAGAAAAATTGCAGAGAGCTATTCCAATCTTGAATATAACCTTGAGGCGGGCAGGCGTGGAAAGAGATATGCCCATATCACGAGAATCCTCAGGGAAATCACAGGCGCTGAGGATGCCTTGATAGTCAACAACAATGCGGCTGCTGTTCTTCTCTGCCTTAGCGCTCTGGCAAAAGGCAAGGAGGTAATTGTCTCAAGAGGAGAGCTTGTTGAGATAGGAGGCTCGTTCAGGGTGCCTGATATTATGTCGTTAAGCGGAGCTGTCCTGAGAGAGGTCGGGACAACGAACAAGACGCATCTGTATGATTATAGAAATGCGATTAATGAAAACACGGCATTAATTCTCAAAGTGCATCAGTCAAATTACAGGATTTCAGGTTTCACAGAGGAAGTGCCTGTTGCTGATTTAAAAAAGCTTTCAGAGAAATATCACATCCCGGTGATGTACGATCTCGGAAGCGGATGCATGATAGACCTGAAACCCTATGGAATACATTCTGAGCCTGCGGTTCAGAATGTAGTAGAGTCCGGCGTGGATATTGTAACCTTCAGCGGTGACAAGCTCCTCGGAGGGCCGCAGGGAGGCGTTATCGTTGGCAGAAAGGAATATATTGAAAAGCTCCAGAAGAACCCTCTGACAAGGGCGATAAGGATAGACAAGCTCACCCTTGCGGCATTTGAGGCAACGCTTATGGAATATCTTGATGAAGATAAGGCCGTAGAGAATATTCCTACGCTTAAGCTGCTTCTCCAGAAGCCAGAGAGGATAAGGGAAAGGGCGAAAAAGATAGCGCTGCTGTTGAAGAGAAAGGTTAAGGCTGCAAAGATAGAGATAACAGAGGACACGTCAAAGGCAGGAGGAGGCTCATTGCCTGAGATAGAATTCCCGACATATGCTGTGTTAATAAGCCCTGACAATATCTCTGTCAATGACCTTGAGGAAAGGCTGAGAAAAGGGGCTCCTTCAATTATTGCGAGGGTTAAAGACAATGCGCTTTTGCTTGATGCACGGACAATAAGAGAAGATGAAATAGGCAGCCTTGTAAAAGGTGTTCATGCGGCTCTTTATTAA
- the glgA gene encoding glycogen synthase GlgA — MKILIATPEAVPFAKTGGLADVTGALLNEYRKMKEEAYLVVPLYGRVRENFKLRDTGLKISVPLGNRKVKGRIFSYENSAYFIECDEFFDREEIYGTPRGDYPDNAARFIFFSRGVLETCRALGFRPDVIHCNDWQTGLIPLYLNTVYSSDKFFDRTASIITVHNLGYQGLFPQSDMPLTGFDRNLFTPEGIEFYGKINFLKAGLISADSITTVSNNYAKEILSREYGFGLDGVLRKRVSVFTGIVNGIDSREWNPESDAFIKRNYSLQDIDGKKECKLQLLKECSIRPDAERPLIGMVGRLSSQKGLDLILESLDEILSAGANLIILGRGDEIFHRRLSSAAKKYKGRLHVKVGFEDSLAHNIYAGADIFLMPSRYEPCGIGQLIAMRYGTIPAARRTGGLADTISDYQPLEGEGTGFLFSDYTADALQGCLKRALCVYVNKARWKKLIRSAMKMNFSWADSAKKYIELYDKVARMKRQY; from the coding sequence ATGAAGATACTTATTGCAACTCCTGAAGCAGTCCCTTTTGCCAAGACAGGCGGCCTCGCAGATGTCACCGGAGCGCTGCTGAACGAGTATAGGAAAATGAAGGAAGAGGCGTATCTTGTGGTGCCTCTGTATGGAAGAGTCAGGGAGAATTTCAAGCTGAGGGATACAGGTTTAAAAATAAGTGTTCCTTTGGGAAACAGGAAAGTAAAAGGCAGGATATTCAGTTATGAGAATTCAGCATATTTTATTGAGTGCGACGAGTTCTTTGACAGAGAAGAGATTTACGGCACACCGCGCGGTGACTATCCCGACAATGCAGCGCGGTTTATATTTTTTTCAAGAGGTGTGCTTGAAACATGCAGGGCCTTGGGATTTAGACCTGATGTAATTCACTGTAATGACTGGCAGACAGGGCTTATTCCTTTATATCTTAATACCGTATATAGTTCAGATAAATTTTTTGACAGGACTGCTTCCATAATCACAGTCCACAATTTGGGCTATCAGGGCTTATTTCCGCAGTCAGATATGCCGCTTACGGGATTTGACAGAAACCTGTTCACGCCTGAGGGGATAGAGTTTTACGGAAAGATAAATTTTTTAAAGGCGGGGTTAATATCAGCAGATTCCATAACCACGGTGAGCAATAATTATGCGAAAGAGATACTGAGCAGGGAATACGGATTCGGGCTTGACGGCGTTTTAAGGAAGAGGGTTTCTGTGTTTACGGGAATTGTAAACGGCATAGACAGCAGAGAGTGGAATCCGGAATCGGATGCCTTCATAAAAAGGAATTACAGCCTTCAGGATATTGACGGCAAAAAAGAGTGCAAGCTTCAGCTTCTGAAAGAATGTTCTATAAGGCCGGATGCTGAAAGGCCCCTCATAGGCATGGTGGGCAGGCTGTCCAGCCAGAAAGGGCTGGACCTCATTCTGGAATCTCTTGATGAAATCCTTTCTGCAGGCGCAAATCTCATCATCCTCGGCAGGGGTGATGAAATATTTCACAGGAGATTATCATCTGCCGCAAAAAAGTACAAAGGCAGGCTTCACGTTAAAGTAGGGTTTGAAGACAGTCTTGCACATAACATATATGCCGGCGCTGATATATTTTTAATGCCTTCAAGATATGAACCCTGCGGCATCGGCCAGCTTATTGCTATGAGGTATGGGACCATACCTGCGGCACGGAGGACAGGGGGGCTTGCGGATACAATATCGGATTACCAGCCGCTTGAGGGTGAAGGAACCGGGTTTCTATTTTCTGATTATACTGCCGATGCGCTTCAGGGCTGTCTGAAGAGAGCGCTCTGCGTGTATGTCAATAAGGCAAGATGGAAAAAGCTGATCCGGAGCGCAATGAAGATGAATTTTTCATGGGCGGATTCTGCAAAGAAATATATAGAGCTGTACGATAAAGTTGCAAGAATGAAGAGGCAATACTGA
- a CDS encoding response regulator, translating into MKKVLIVDDDVELRANLSEILKGAGYYIAEAPSGKEAIEEIASKDFDIVLLDLMMPKMSGLDVLKEIKKIKPKIKVIMITAFATVENAVDAIKKGASDYISKPFRIDGLLTTIRRVIEEGKFEEGITKLNLDYTLSSLSNPIRRNIIRLLQARKSMRLMEIVRELGIEDHTKVVFHLKMLKESDIIEQDTDKSYSLTEEGERILSCLKILENYLSA; encoded by the coding sequence ATGAAAAAAGTACTGATAGTAGATGACGATGTGGAATTGAGGGCAAACCTCTCTGAGATATTGAAAGGAGCAGGCTATTACATAGCTGAGGCGCCCTCAGGAAAAGAGGCAATAGAGGAAATCGCCTCTAAAGACTTTGATATTGTGCTTCTTGATTTAATGATGCCCAAGATGAGCGGGCTTGACGTTCTTAAGGAGATAAAGAAAATCAAACCAAAAATAAAAGTCATTATGATTACCGCTTTTGCAACAGTAGAAAATGCTGTGGATGCCATAAAAAAAGGCGCAAGTGACTATATATCCAAACCATTCAGAATAGACGGCCTCCTCACTACTATAAGGCGCGTTATTGAAGAAGGAAAATTTGAAGAAGGCATAACAAAACTGAACCTTGACTACACGCTGAGTTCTCTGTCCAATCCCATAAGGCGAAACATCATCAGGCTGCTTCAGGCAAGAAAAAGCATGCGCCTTATGGAAATTGTTAGAGAACTTGGTATAGAGGACCACACAAAAGTTGTTTTCCACCTTAAGATGCTTAAAGAATCCGACATTATAGAACAGGATACGGATAAGTCATATTCCCTGACAGAAGAAGGAGAAAGAATTCTGTCCTGCCTCAAAATTCTTGAGAATTACCTTTCAGCATAA
- a CDS encoding class I SAM-dependent RNA methyltransferase: MSQIIKAQSPVYGGYVIARDSGVIFIKGAVPDEVVEVSISEKKRDYSIGAVTNIIEPSPYRINPPCSVFGTCGGCHFQFISYERQVSMKEEILLDSVSRIGKMEAHLSPALTDRDYNYRYRGQFKISQEGRIGFYKEGTRDVVPVEECPLMIKEINLIVKELNNRKLSGIKEIHISCGDAVNALIKSKLAAEDIEEIMSGIGFSGIAFETGESTGRDYIRLDLNGLQYTVTPWSFFQAHWNLNKKVVELIVNKLQPLGNMRVLDLYAGAGNFSLPLAVYASQVAAVEENRHAADDGQRNVKLNSIKNCKFINSSAERYRIQEKFDIVLLDPPRPGLHPDVARKVLDSSPGKIVYVSCNPATLARDLKKFSERYNVDSLRMIDFFPNTYHVEALAFMSLK; this comes from the coding sequence ATGTCACAGATAATAAAGGCACAATCCCCGGTATATGGCGGTTATGTAATTGCGCGTGACAGCGGAGTAATTTTTATAAAAGGAGCTGTTCCGGATGAGGTTGTTGAAGTTTCTATCAGCGAAAAGAAAAGAGATTACTCCATCGGCGCAGTCACAAATATTATTGAGCCCTCTCCTTACAGGATAAATCCTCCATGTTCTGTATTCGGCACCTGCGGAGGATGCCATTTTCAATTCATATCTTACGAAAGACAGGTCTCCATGAAAGAGGAGATACTGCTTGATTCTGTCAGCAGAATAGGGAAAATGGAAGCACATCTGTCCCCGGCTCTCACGGACAGGGATTACAACTATCGTTACAGGGGGCAGTTTAAAATTTCACAGGAGGGCAGGATAGGTTTTTATAAAGAGGGCACAAGGGATGTTGTGCCTGTTGAGGAATGCCCGCTGATGATAAAGGAGATTAACCTCATTGTGAAGGAACTGAATAACAGGAAGTTATCAGGGATAAAGGAGATACATATCTCTTGCGGAGATGCCGTAAATGCATTGATTAAGTCAAAGCTCGCAGCAGAGGATATTGAGGAAATAATGAGCGGCATTGGATTTTCAGGCATTGCATTTGAGACCGGAGAATCAACAGGCAGAGATTACATAAGGCTGGACCTTAACGGACTTCAGTATACCGTCACTCCATGGAGTTTTTTTCAGGCGCACTGGAATCTTAACAAAAAGGTTGTTGAGTTAATAGTAAATAAACTGCAGCCGCTGGGAAACATGCGTGTCCTTGACCTTTATGCGGGAGCCGGTAATTTCTCCCTGCCGTTGGCAGTATATGCATCTCAGGTTGCGGCTGTTGAAGAGAACCGGCATGCGGCAGATGACGGGCAGAGGAATGTAAAATTAAACAGCATAAAGAATTGCAAATTCATTAATTCATCGGCAGAGAGATACAGGATTCAGGAGAAATTCGATATTGTGTTGCTGGATCCTCCGAGGCCGGGACTGCATCCTGATGTTGCAAGGAAAGTCCTTGATTCGTCTCCGGGGAAAATTGTTTATGTCTCCTGCAATCCTGCGACGCTTGCGAGGGATTTGAAGAAGTTCAGCGAAAGATACAATGTGGATTCCCTCCGCATGATAGACTTTTTCCCCAATACGTATCATGTTGAGGCGCTGGCTTTTATGAGTTTAAAGTAG